In one window of Thermus aquaticus DNA:
- the ruvB gene encoding Holliday junction branch migration DNA helicase RuvB: MYEDLTLRPKTLDEYIGQERLKKKLKVYLEAAKARGEPLEHLLLFGPPGLGKTTLAHVIAYELGVNIRTTSGPAIEKPGDLAAILANSLEEGDILFIDEIHRLSRQAEEHLYPAMEDFVMDIVIGQGPAARTVRLELPRFTLIGATTRPGLITAPLRSRFGIVEHLEYYTLEELMEGVKRDARLLGVGITEEAAREIAKRSRGTMRIAKRLFRRVRDFAQVAGEEVITGERAKEALNALGLDELGLEKRDREILEVLIGRFGGGPVGLGTLATALSEDPGTLEEVHEPYLIQQGLIKRTPRGRVATERAYRHLGYPPPVEPLL, encoded by the coding sequence GTGTACGAGGACCTGACCCTGAGGCCCAAGACCCTGGACGAGTACATCGGCCAGGAGCGCCTGAAGAAGAAGCTCAAGGTCTACCTGGAGGCCGCCAAGGCCCGGGGAGAGCCCTTGGAGCACCTCCTCCTCTTCGGGCCGCCGGGCCTGGGCAAGACCACCCTGGCCCACGTGATCGCCTACGAGCTTGGGGTCAACATCCGCACCACCTCGGGCCCGGCCATAGAGAAGCCCGGGGACCTGGCCGCCATCCTGGCCAACTCCCTGGAGGAGGGGGACATCCTCTTCATTGACGAGATCCACCGCCTAAGCCGCCAGGCGGAGGAGCACCTCTACCCGGCCATGGAGGACTTCGTCATGGACATCGTCATCGGCCAGGGCCCCGCCGCCAGGACGGTGCGCCTGGAGCTTCCCCGCTTCACCCTGATCGGGGCCACCACCCGCCCGGGCCTCATCACCGCGCCCCTCCGTAGCCGCTTCGGCATCGTGGAGCACCTGGAGTACTACACCCTGGAGGAGCTCATGGAAGGGGTGAAGCGGGACGCCAGGCTCCTGGGGGTGGGCATCACCGAGGAGGCCGCCCGGGAGATCGCCAAGCGGAGCCGGGGGACCATGCGCATCGCCAAGAGGCTCTTCCGCCGGGTGCGGGACTTCGCCCAGGTGGCGGGGGAGGAGGTGATCACCGGGGAGAGGGCTAAGGAAGCCCTAAACGCCCTAGGCCTGGACGAGCTGGGGCTGGAGAAGCGGGACCGGGAGATCCTCGAGGTCCTGATCGGCCGCTTCGGCGGGGGGCCGGTGGGCCTGGGGACCCTGGCCACCGCCCTCTCCGAGGACCCGGGCACCCTGGAGGAGGTCCACGAGCCTTACCTCATCCAGCAGGGCCTCATCAAGCGCACGCCCCGGGGGAGGGTGGCCACGGAAAGGGCCTACCGCCACCTGGGCTACCCGCCTCCCGTGGAACCCCTCCTATGA
- a CDS encoding DUF4388 domain-containing protein, with amino-acid sequence MIRASLAELDLGELLKALSVGRKSAVVSFQGRIYGRVHLYGGRILYARTEPGPHLGEYLVRLGHLTLEEVQTLVERQGRESPGTPLGALALELGLIGEEELLEALKAQVLEALATLLGEKEGEVLAEPLDEGSQVALPQTLDTDWTLMEAARLLDEWRRGQVDPDEVLHLAEDPTRHPLSPEAWAVLELLDGVRRARSVALLSGLPEEGVYHLLHELKSRGLVRPSTLLAEDPLVVVLAESGVVRRLLLYLLEAHRFRVLLAKDQEGLLRLLKERPKGVILQGERALEAARRVRATLEGRLASIYLVSDTPPGLLARPLRLLHLPKPLRAQEVLKALEPLRQGAR; translated from the coding sequence ATGATCCGCGCCAGCCTGGCGGAGCTGGACCTGGGGGAGCTTCTGAAGGCCCTGAGCGTGGGGCGGAAGAGCGCCGTGGTGAGCTTCCAGGGGCGGATCTACGGCCGGGTCCACCTCTATGGGGGCCGGATCCTCTACGCCCGCACCGAGCCCGGCCCCCACCTGGGGGAGTACCTGGTGCGCCTGGGCCACCTCACCCTGGAGGAGGTCCAAACCCTGGTGGAGCGCCAGGGCCGGGAAAGCCCCGGGACCCCTCTGGGGGCCCTGGCCCTGGAGCTGGGCCTCATCGGGGAGGAGGAGCTTCTTGAGGCGCTAAAGGCCCAGGTCCTCGAGGCCCTGGCCACCCTGCTGGGGGAAAAGGAGGGGGAGGTTCTGGCCGAGCCCCTGGACGAGGGGAGCCAGGTGGCCCTTCCCCAGACCCTGGACACGGACTGGACCCTGATGGAGGCCGCCCGCCTTCTGGACGAGTGGCGGCGGGGCCAGGTGGACCCCGACGAGGTCCTCCACCTGGCGGAAGACCCCACTCGCCACCCCCTTTCCCCGGAGGCCTGGGCGGTGCTGGAGCTATTGGACGGGGTCCGGCGGGCCAGGAGCGTGGCCCTCCTCTCCGGCCTTCCCGAAGAGGGGGTCTACCACCTCCTCCACGAGCTGAAAAGCCGGGGCCTGGTCCGCCCCTCCACCCTCCTGGCCGAGGACCCCCTGGTAGTGGTCCTGGCGGAAAGCGGCGTGGTCAGGCGGCTTCTCCTCTACCTTTTGGAGGCCCACCGCTTCCGGGTCCTTCTGGCCAAGGACCAGGAGGGCCTCCTCCGGCTCCTGAAGGAGCGGCCCAAGGGGGTCATCCTTCAGGGGGAAAGGGCCCTGGAGGCGGCCAGGAGGGTGCGGGCCACCCTCGAGGGGAGACTGGCCTCCATCTACCTGGTGAGCGACACCCCGCCCGGCCTCCTCGCCAGGCCCCTTCGGCTCCTCCACCTGCCCAAGCCCCTCAGAGCCCAGGAGGTGCTGAAGGCTCTGGAGCCCTTGCGGCAAGGGGCCCGCTAG